Below is a window of Anaeromyxobacter diazotrophicus DNA.
TCGACGCCGGGGCGCTCACCTCGTCGCTCACGCTGGACGAGCTGGCGCGGGTCGAGCGCGTGGTGCTCACCCACAGCCACCTCGACCACGTGAAGGACGTGCCGCTCCTGGCCGACCTGCTCCTGGGCCGCCGCGCCCGGCCGCTCGTGGTCCACGCCTCGACCGCCTGCGCGAAGACGCTGGCGGACAGCCTCTTCAACGACCGGCTCTGGCCCGACTTCACCCGCATCCCCGACCGGCGCAGGCCGTTCGTGAAGGTGGTCCCGTTCCACCCGCGCCGCCGCTTCCGGGCCGGCGGCTACACGGTGGATCCGGTCCCGGTCCACCACCCGGTCGACTCGGTGGGGTTCGTGATCTCCGACGGGCGCGACGCGATCGCCGTCTCGGGAGACACCGGCCCCACCGACGCCTTCTGGAAGCTCGTGAACGCCGCCGACCGCGTGCGCGCGATCCTGGTGGAGACGAGCTTCCCCTCGCGCCTGCAGGCGCTGGCCGATGCCTCGGGGCACCTCACCCCGGCCACGCTGGCGGGTGAGCTCGAGAAGCTCGACCGCGACGGACGGCCCGTCTTCCTGTATCAC
It encodes the following:
- a CDS encoding MBL fold metallo-hydrolase; protein product: MRLRVLGCSGGELGRHRTTCFLLDGTVAIDAGALTSSLTLDELARVERVVLTHSHLDHVKDVPLLADLLLGRRARPLVVHASTACAKTLADSLFNDRLWPDFTRIPDRRRPFVKVVPFHPRRRFRAGGYTVDPVPVHHPVDSVGFVISDGRDAIAVSGDTGPTDAFWKLVNAADRVRAILVETSFPSRLQALADASGHLTPATLAGELEKLDRDGRPVFLYHLKPAFAAELRRELSALGLPGVRVLARGQQLEWTSGRRVPSRGVS